Within the Enterobacter bugandensis genome, the region GTGTGACGGCTCGCTCGTTAAGGCGCAGGAAAAGGCGCGCCTGCTAAACGTACCGCACGCGTACGGCAGCGTTGAGGAACTGCTCGCGCACCCTGATTTGCACGTAGTGCACAACTGCACGCCGAACCACCTGCACGCACAGATTAACCGCCAGATCCTGCGCGCGGGCAAACACGTGTTTTCCGAAAAGCCGTTGTGCATGACGTCTGAGGAGGCGCGCGAGCTGGTGGCGCTGGCGGAGCAGGCGGGCGTGGTGCATGGCGTGAGCTTCGTCTATCGCCAGTTTGCGATGGTGCGTCAGGCGGCGAGCATGCTGCGCGCAAGCAGCCTCGGGCGGATTTTTGCCTCACACGGCAGCTACCTACAGGACTGGATGCTGCTGGAAACCGACTACAACTGGCGGGTGGATGCCGCGCTCGGCGGCGCATCGCGCGCGGTGGCGGATATCGGCTCCCACTGGTGCGACACGGTGCAGTTCGTCACCGGGCGGCGCATTACCGAGGTGATGGCGGATCTCTCCATCGTCTGGCCGACGCGCAGGGCCAGCAAGGGCGGGAATCAAACCTTCTCCCATGACGAACAGGCGGAGTATGAAGACAAACCGGTCACGACCGAAGACTTCGGCTCGGTGCTGTTCCGCTTTGACGACGGCAGCAAGGGTTGCTTTAGCGTCTCG harbors:
- a CDS encoding Gfo/Idh/MocA family protein, with product MINVGIVGSGFIGPAHIEALRRLGFVQVAALCDGSLVKAQEKARLLNVPHAYGSVEELLAHPDLHVVHNCTPNHLHAQINRQILRAGKHVFSEKPLCMTSEEARELVALAEQAGVVHGVSFVYRQFAMVRQAASMLRASSLGRIFASHGSYLQDWMLLETDYNWRVDAALGGASRAVADIGSHWCDTVQFVTGRRITEVMADLSIVWPTRRASKGGNQTFSHDEQAEYEDKPVTTEDFGSVLFRFDDGSKGCFSVSQVSAGRKNRLTFEINGSERSLAWDQEVPQQLWIGHRAQANQTLTDDPGLMNPDVADSAHFPGGHIEGWPDAFKNMMAQFYRAVQAGAMPETPQFATFHDGANVMYIIDAIVKSHQQQRWVRVEC